In Prunus dulcis chromosome 2, ALMONDv2, whole genome shotgun sequence, a single genomic region encodes these proteins:
- the LOC117618540 gene encoding protein LHY-like isoform X3, producing the protein MEPHSSREDLAIKARKPYTITKQRERWTHEEHNKFLEALKLYGRAWQRIEEHIGTKTAVQIRSHAQKFFSKLEKEAHVNGVPIGQSIGIDIPPPRPKRKPSNPYPRKSSSAASICDTLHVGAKVGKLLSSASSSRYKQVVDLEKEPLHERPFGDEKANNAENQVANCTEVFTLLQDDHCSVSSANNNSIPSQVAFGNACTLRDATNEFHVTIKLKGNQNLKKIDAKMIVGDNGTSGAPKSGNTNNAFHKELVQGEKFSSLIVSSLLQNPAAHAAASSTAAFWPYANAKNREDPPSMAAIAAATVTAATAWLAVHRLLPCQIDFSCSPISMTPPVPSMDTDQAPPAKRERGESSLQIPSLQDQQLDSKHTEAVEAQHSNIAKANTDDKKDVASTGEVHDSNHAKSRKQQVDRSSYGSNTPSDSEDETAAIEKNEKGKEEQKEPNTSHPAAESSHRRSRCVSNVYDSWKEVSEEDLKIKGHQNDGMEDSKKS; encoded by the exons ATGGAACCACACTCATCTAGGGAAGATTTGGCCATCAAG GCAAGAAAGCCATATACAATTACCAAGCAGCGAGAGCGATGGACACATGAGGAGCATAATAAATTTCTTGAAGCCCTGAAGCTCTATGGCCGAGCATGGCAGCGCATTGAAG AACATATTGGAACAAAGACTGCTGTACAGATCAGGAGTCATGCTCAGAAATTCTTTTCCAAG CTAGAGAAGGAGGCACACGTTAATGGTGTTCCCATAGGACAATCAATTGGCATTGATATTCCGCCTCCACGtcccaaaagaaaaccaagcaATCCTTATCCTCGAAAGTCTAGTTCAGCTGCATCGATATGTGACACATTGCATGTGGGAGCAAAGGTTGGAAAACTTTTATCATCAGCATCTTCTTCACGCTATAAACAAGTAGTGGACTTGGAGAAAGAACCACTTCATGAG AGACCTTTTGGAGATGAAAAGGCAAATAATGCAGAAAATCAGGTAGCCAATTGCACAGAAGTCTTCACCTTGCTCCAAGATGATCATTGCTCTGTTTCTTCTGCAAACAATAATTCCATACCCTCACAGGTAGCATTCGGAAATGCTTGCACTTTAAGGGATGCAACAAATGAATTTCATGTCACTATTAAACTTAAAGGAAATcagaatttgaagaaaattgatGCCAAAATGATAGTTGGCGATAATGGCACAAGTGGAGCTCCGAAGTCAGGGAACACTAATAATGCTTTTCATAAGGAGTTGGTTCAAGGTGAGAAATTTTCAAGTCTTATTGTGTCTTCTCTGTTACAAAATCCTGCAGCCCATGCTGCGGCTAGCTCCACAGCCGCATTTTGGCCTTACGCAAATGCGAAAAATAGGGAAGACCCCCCAAGTATGGCAGCAATTGCTGCTGCCACTGTAACCGCTGCAACTGCTTGGTTGGCAGTCCATAGACTGCTTCCTTGTCAAATTGATTTTAGCTGTTCTCCCATCTCTATGACCCCTCCAGTTCCATCAATGGATACTGATCAAGCTCCTCCagccaagagagagagaggagagagttCTCTGCAAATTCCTTCCTTGCAGGATCAACAACTGGACTCAAAACACACGGAAGCTGTGGAAGCTCAACATTCAAACATTGCAAAGGCTAATACTGATGATAAGAAGGACGTTGCGTCAACTGGAGAAGTTCATGATTCAAACCATGCAAAGAGCAGAAAACAG caggTTGACCGTTCCTCATATGGTTCCAACACGCCATCCGACAGCGAAGACGAGACAGCTGCAATAGAGAAGAATGAGAAAGGGAAGGAAGAACAAAAAGAGCCTAATACAAGTCACCCAGCTGCTGAGTCTAGTCACCGTCGCAGTAGATGTGTCAGCAACGTGTATGATTCATGGAAAGAGGTCTCTGAAGAG GACCTCAAGATTAAGGGGCATCAGAATGACGGTATGGAAGACTCAAAGAAAAGTTGA
- the LOC117618540 gene encoding protein LHY-like isoform X5 — MEPHSSREDLAIKARKPYTITKQRERWTHEEHNKFLEALKLYGRAWQRIEEHIGTKTAVQIRSHAQKFFSKLEKEAHVNGVPIGQSIGIDIPPPRPKRKPSNPYPRKSSSAASICDTLHVGAKVGKLLSSASSSRYKQVVDLEKEPLHERPFGDEKANNAENQVANCTEVFTLLQDDHCSVSSANNNSIPSQVAFGNACTLRDATNEFHVTIKLKGNQNLKKIDAKMIVGDNGTSGAPKSGNTNNAFHKELVQVPSMDTDQAPPAKRERGESSLQIPSLQDQQLDSKHTEAVEAQHSNIAKANTDDKKDVASTGEVHDSNHAKSRKQQVDRSSYGSNTPSDSEDETAAIEKNEKGKEEQKEPNTSHPAAESSHRRSRCVSNVYDSWKEVSEEGRLAFHALFSRDVLPQSFSLTQDLKIKGHQNDGMEDSKKS; from the exons ATGGAACCACACTCATCTAGGGAAGATTTGGCCATCAAG GCAAGAAAGCCATATACAATTACCAAGCAGCGAGAGCGATGGACACATGAGGAGCATAATAAATTTCTTGAAGCCCTGAAGCTCTATGGCCGAGCATGGCAGCGCATTGAAG AACATATTGGAACAAAGACTGCTGTACAGATCAGGAGTCATGCTCAGAAATTCTTTTCCAAG CTAGAGAAGGAGGCACACGTTAATGGTGTTCCCATAGGACAATCAATTGGCATTGATATTCCGCCTCCACGtcccaaaagaaaaccaagcaATCCTTATCCTCGAAAGTCTAGTTCAGCTGCATCGATATGTGACACATTGCATGTGGGAGCAAAGGTTGGAAAACTTTTATCATCAGCATCTTCTTCACGCTATAAACAAGTAGTGGACTTGGAGAAAGAACCACTTCATGAG AGACCTTTTGGAGATGAAAAGGCAAATAATGCAGAAAATCAGGTAGCCAATTGCACAGAAGTCTTCACCTTGCTCCAAGATGATCATTGCTCTGTTTCTTCTGCAAACAATAATTCCATACCCTCACAGGTAGCATTCGGAAATGCTTGCACTTTAAGGGATGCAACAAATGAATTTCATGTCACTATTAAACTTAAAGGAAATcagaatttgaagaaaattgatGCCAAAATGATAGTTGGCGATAATGGCACAAGTGGAGCTCCGAAGTCAGGGAACACTAATAATGCTTTTCATAAGGAGTTGGTTCAAG TTCCATCAATGGATACTGATCAAGCTCCTCCagccaagagagagagaggagagagttCTCTGCAAATTCCTTCCTTGCAGGATCAACAACTGGACTCAAAACACACGGAAGCTGTGGAAGCTCAACATTCAAACATTGCAAAGGCTAATACTGATGATAAGAAGGACGTTGCGTCAACTGGAGAAGTTCATGATTCAAACCATGCAAAGAGCAGAAAACAG caggTTGACCGTTCCTCATATGGTTCCAACACGCCATCCGACAGCGAAGACGAGACAGCTGCAATAGAGAAGAATGAGAAAGGGAAGGAAGAACAAAAAGAGCCTAATACAAGTCACCCAGCTGCTGAGTCTAGTCACCGTCGCAGTAGATGTGTCAGCAACGTGTATGATTCATGGAAAGAGGTCTCTGAAGAG GGGCGCCTGGCCTTTCATGCACTATTCTCAAGAGATGTATTACCCCAGAGTTTTTCACTTACACAGGACCTCAAGATTAAGGGGCATCAGAATGACGGTATGGAAGACTCAAAGAAAAGTTGA
- the LOC117618540 gene encoding protein LHY-like isoform X1, which translates to MEPHSSREDLAIKARKPYTITKQRERWTHEEHNKFLEALKLYGRAWQRIEEHIGTKTAVQIRSHAQKFFSKLEKEAHVNGVPIGQSIGIDIPPPRPKRKPSNPYPRKSSSAASICDTLHVGAKVGKLLSSASSSRYKQVVDLEKEPLHERPFGDEKANNAENQVANCTEVFTLLQDDHCSVSSANNNSIPSQVAFGNACTLRDATNEFHVTIKLKGNQNLKKIDAKMIVGDNGTSGAPKSGNTNNAFHKELVQGEKFSSLIVSSLLQNPAAHAAASSTAAFWPYANAKNREDPPSMAAIAAATVTAATAWLAVHRLLPCQIDFSCSPISMTPPVPSMDTDQAPPAKRERGESSLQIPSLQDQQLDSKHTEAVEAQHSNIAKANTDDKKDVASTGEVHDSNHAKSRKQQVDRSSYGSNTPSDSEDETAAIEKNEKGKEEQKEPNTSHPAAESSHRRSRCVSNVYDSWKEVSEEGRLAFHALFSRDVLPQSFSLTQDLKIKGHQNDGMEDSKKS; encoded by the exons ATGGAACCACACTCATCTAGGGAAGATTTGGCCATCAAG GCAAGAAAGCCATATACAATTACCAAGCAGCGAGAGCGATGGACACATGAGGAGCATAATAAATTTCTTGAAGCCCTGAAGCTCTATGGCCGAGCATGGCAGCGCATTGAAG AACATATTGGAACAAAGACTGCTGTACAGATCAGGAGTCATGCTCAGAAATTCTTTTCCAAG CTAGAGAAGGAGGCACACGTTAATGGTGTTCCCATAGGACAATCAATTGGCATTGATATTCCGCCTCCACGtcccaaaagaaaaccaagcaATCCTTATCCTCGAAAGTCTAGTTCAGCTGCATCGATATGTGACACATTGCATGTGGGAGCAAAGGTTGGAAAACTTTTATCATCAGCATCTTCTTCACGCTATAAACAAGTAGTGGACTTGGAGAAAGAACCACTTCATGAG AGACCTTTTGGAGATGAAAAGGCAAATAATGCAGAAAATCAGGTAGCCAATTGCACAGAAGTCTTCACCTTGCTCCAAGATGATCATTGCTCTGTTTCTTCTGCAAACAATAATTCCATACCCTCACAGGTAGCATTCGGAAATGCTTGCACTTTAAGGGATGCAACAAATGAATTTCATGTCACTATTAAACTTAAAGGAAATcagaatttgaagaaaattgatGCCAAAATGATAGTTGGCGATAATGGCACAAGTGGAGCTCCGAAGTCAGGGAACACTAATAATGCTTTTCATAAGGAGTTGGTTCAAGGTGAGAAATTTTCAAGTCTTATTGTGTCTTCTCTGTTACAAAATCCTGCAGCCCATGCTGCGGCTAGCTCCACAGCCGCATTTTGGCCTTACGCAAATGCGAAAAATAGGGAAGACCCCCCAAGTATGGCAGCAATTGCTGCTGCCACTGTAACCGCTGCAACTGCTTGGTTGGCAGTCCATAGACTGCTTCCTTGTCAAATTGATTTTAGCTGTTCTCCCATCTCTATGACCCCTCCAGTTCCATCAATGGATACTGATCAAGCTCCTCCagccaagagagagagaggagagagttCTCTGCAAATTCCTTCCTTGCAGGATCAACAACTGGACTCAAAACACACGGAAGCTGTGGAAGCTCAACATTCAAACATTGCAAAGGCTAATACTGATGATAAGAAGGACGTTGCGTCAACTGGAGAAGTTCATGATTCAAACCATGCAAAGAGCAGAAAACAG caggTTGACCGTTCCTCATATGGTTCCAACACGCCATCCGACAGCGAAGACGAGACAGCTGCAATAGAGAAGAATGAGAAAGGGAAGGAAGAACAAAAAGAGCCTAATACAAGTCACCCAGCTGCTGAGTCTAGTCACCGTCGCAGTAGATGTGTCAGCAACGTGTATGATTCATGGAAAGAGGTCTCTGAAGAG GGGCGCCTGGCCTTTCATGCACTATTCTCAAGAGATGTATTACCCCAGAGTTTTTCACTTACACAGGACCTCAAGATTAAGGGGCATCAGAATGACGGTATGGAAGACTCAAAGAAAAGTTGA
- the LOC117618540 gene encoding protein CCA1-like isoform X4 — protein MEPHSSREDLAIKARKPYTITKQRERWTHEEHNKFLEALKLYGRAWQRIEEHIGTKTAVQIRSHAQKFFSKLEKEAHVNGVPIGQSIGIDIPPPRPKRKPSNPYPRKSSSAASICDTLHVGAKVGKLLSSASSSRYKQVVDLEKEPLHERPFGDEKANNAENQVAFGNACTLRDATNEFHVTIKLKGNQNLKKIDAKMIVGDNGTSGAPKSGNTNNAFHKELVQGEKFSSLIVSSLLQNPAAHAAASSTAAFWPYANAKNREDPPSMAAIAAATVTAATAWLAVHRLLPCQIDFSCSPISMTPPVPSMDTDQAPPAKRERGESSLQIPSLQDQQLDSKHTEAVEAQHSNIAKANTDDKKDVASTGEVHDSNHAKSRKQQVDRSSYGSNTPSDSEDETAAIEKNEKGKEEQKEPNTSHPAAESSHRRSRCVSNVYDSWKEVSEEGRLAFHALFSRDVLPQSFSLTQDLKIKGHQNDGMEDSKKS, from the exons ATGGAACCACACTCATCTAGGGAAGATTTGGCCATCAAG GCAAGAAAGCCATATACAATTACCAAGCAGCGAGAGCGATGGACACATGAGGAGCATAATAAATTTCTTGAAGCCCTGAAGCTCTATGGCCGAGCATGGCAGCGCATTGAAG AACATATTGGAACAAAGACTGCTGTACAGATCAGGAGTCATGCTCAGAAATTCTTTTCCAAG CTAGAGAAGGAGGCACACGTTAATGGTGTTCCCATAGGACAATCAATTGGCATTGATATTCCGCCTCCACGtcccaaaagaaaaccaagcaATCCTTATCCTCGAAAGTCTAGTTCAGCTGCATCGATATGTGACACATTGCATGTGGGAGCAAAGGTTGGAAAACTTTTATCATCAGCATCTTCTTCACGCTATAAACAAGTAGTGGACTTGGAGAAAGAACCACTTCATGAG AGACCTTTTGGAGATGAAAAGGCAAATAATGCAGAAAATCAG GTAGCATTCGGAAATGCTTGCACTTTAAGGGATGCAACAAATGAATTTCATGTCACTATTAAACTTAAAGGAAATcagaatttgaagaaaattgatGCCAAAATGATAGTTGGCGATAATGGCACAAGTGGAGCTCCGAAGTCAGGGAACACTAATAATGCTTTTCATAAGGAGTTGGTTCAAGGTGAGAAATTTTCAAGTCTTATTGTGTCTTCTCTGTTACAAAATCCTGCAGCCCATGCTGCGGCTAGCTCCACAGCCGCATTTTGGCCTTACGCAAATGCGAAAAATAGGGAAGACCCCCCAAGTATGGCAGCAATTGCTGCTGCCACTGTAACCGCTGCAACTGCTTGGTTGGCAGTCCATAGACTGCTTCCTTGTCAAATTGATTTTAGCTGTTCTCCCATCTCTATGACCCCTCCAGTTCCATCAATGGATACTGATCAAGCTCCTCCagccaagagagagagaggagagagttCTCTGCAAATTCCTTCCTTGCAGGATCAACAACTGGACTCAAAACACACGGAAGCTGTGGAAGCTCAACATTCAAACATTGCAAAGGCTAATACTGATGATAAGAAGGACGTTGCGTCAACTGGAGAAGTTCATGATTCAAACCATGCAAAGAGCAGAAAACAG caggTTGACCGTTCCTCATATGGTTCCAACACGCCATCCGACAGCGAAGACGAGACAGCTGCAATAGAGAAGAATGAGAAAGGGAAGGAAGAACAAAAAGAGCCTAATACAAGTCACCCAGCTGCTGAGTCTAGTCACCGTCGCAGTAGATGTGTCAGCAACGTGTATGATTCATGGAAAGAGGTCTCTGAAGAG GGGCGCCTGGCCTTTCATGCACTATTCTCAAGAGATGTATTACCCCAGAGTTTTTCACTTACACAGGACCTCAAGATTAAGGGGCATCAGAATGACGGTATGGAAGACTCAAAGAAAAGTTGA
- the LOC117618540 gene encoding protein LHY-like isoform X2, whose protein sequence is MEPHSSREDLAIKARKPYTITKQRERWTHEEHNKFLEALKLYGRAWQRIEEHIGTKTAVQIRSHAQKFFSKLEKEAHVNGVPIGQSIGIDIPPPRPKRKPSNPYPRKSSSAASICDTLHVGAKVGKLLSSASSSRYKQVVDLEKEPLHERPFGDEKANNAENQVANCTEVFTLLQDDHCSVSSANNNSIPSQVAFGNACTLRDATNEFHVTIKLKGNQNLKKIDAKMIVGDNGTSGAPKSGNTNNAFHKELVQGEKFSSLIVSSLLQNPAAHAAASSTAAFWPYANAKNREDPPSMAAIAAATVTAATAWLAVHRLLPCQIDFSCSPISMTPPVPSMDTDQAPPAKRERGESSLQIPSLQDQQLDSKHTEAVEAQHSNIAKANTDDKKDVASTGEVHDSNHAKSRKQVDRSSYGSNTPSDSEDETAAIEKNEKGKEEQKEPNTSHPAAESSHRRSRCVSNVYDSWKEVSEEGRLAFHALFSRDVLPQSFSLTQDLKIKGHQNDGMEDSKKS, encoded by the exons ATGGAACCACACTCATCTAGGGAAGATTTGGCCATCAAG GCAAGAAAGCCATATACAATTACCAAGCAGCGAGAGCGATGGACACATGAGGAGCATAATAAATTTCTTGAAGCCCTGAAGCTCTATGGCCGAGCATGGCAGCGCATTGAAG AACATATTGGAACAAAGACTGCTGTACAGATCAGGAGTCATGCTCAGAAATTCTTTTCCAAG CTAGAGAAGGAGGCACACGTTAATGGTGTTCCCATAGGACAATCAATTGGCATTGATATTCCGCCTCCACGtcccaaaagaaaaccaagcaATCCTTATCCTCGAAAGTCTAGTTCAGCTGCATCGATATGTGACACATTGCATGTGGGAGCAAAGGTTGGAAAACTTTTATCATCAGCATCTTCTTCACGCTATAAACAAGTAGTGGACTTGGAGAAAGAACCACTTCATGAG AGACCTTTTGGAGATGAAAAGGCAAATAATGCAGAAAATCAGGTAGCCAATTGCACAGAAGTCTTCACCTTGCTCCAAGATGATCATTGCTCTGTTTCTTCTGCAAACAATAATTCCATACCCTCACAGGTAGCATTCGGAAATGCTTGCACTTTAAGGGATGCAACAAATGAATTTCATGTCACTATTAAACTTAAAGGAAATcagaatttgaagaaaattgatGCCAAAATGATAGTTGGCGATAATGGCACAAGTGGAGCTCCGAAGTCAGGGAACACTAATAATGCTTTTCATAAGGAGTTGGTTCAAGGTGAGAAATTTTCAAGTCTTATTGTGTCTTCTCTGTTACAAAATCCTGCAGCCCATGCTGCGGCTAGCTCCACAGCCGCATTTTGGCCTTACGCAAATGCGAAAAATAGGGAAGACCCCCCAAGTATGGCAGCAATTGCTGCTGCCACTGTAACCGCTGCAACTGCTTGGTTGGCAGTCCATAGACTGCTTCCTTGTCAAATTGATTTTAGCTGTTCTCCCATCTCTATGACCCCTCCAGTTCCATCAATGGATACTGATCAAGCTCCTCCagccaagagagagagaggagagagttCTCTGCAAATTCCTTCCTTGCAGGATCAACAACTGGACTCAAAACACACGGAAGCTGTGGAAGCTCAACATTCAAACATTGCAAAGGCTAATACTGATGATAAGAAGGACGTTGCGTCAACTGGAGAAGTTCATGATTCAAACCATGCAAAGAGCAGAAAACAG gTTGACCGTTCCTCATATGGTTCCAACACGCCATCCGACAGCGAAGACGAGACAGCTGCAATAGAGAAGAATGAGAAAGGGAAGGAAGAACAAAAAGAGCCTAATACAAGTCACCCAGCTGCTGAGTCTAGTCACCGTCGCAGTAGATGTGTCAGCAACGTGTATGATTCATGGAAAGAGGTCTCTGAAGAG GGGCGCCTGGCCTTTCATGCACTATTCTCAAGAGATGTATTACCCCAGAGTTTTTCACTTACACAGGACCTCAAGATTAAGGGGCATCAGAATGACGGTATGGAAGACTCAAAGAAAAGTTGA